Genomic DNA from Chloroflexota bacterium:
CGATCTTCTTCCCGTTGACGATCAGCGTCGGGGTCTTGACGACGCCGCGCTGCTCGGCAAGCTGATTTTCGGCCTTGACACGGGCCAGGGCCAGGTCATTGTCCACGCACGCGTTGAATGATGCCGTGTCCAGCCCAAGCTCTGCACCGAATCGCACGAGACTGGCAGGGCGATTGCATGTTGATGTCGTCGTGCCGCCGCGTCGGGGCTTGAAAGCCCCGCCTACCATCCTGCAGTCGCTGCGCGACGCTCCAGTCGCACCAGTGCCGGCCGTTCCCGACGGCCGTCGCGC
This window encodes:
- a CDS encoding thioredoxin domain-containing protein, which produces MRFGAELGLDTASFNACVDNDLALARVKAENQLAEQRGVVKTPTLIVNGKKIEGVPSWELMRQTIEQALVLAPLVNGRGL